A window of Pyrus communis chromosome 3, drPyrComm1.1, whole genome shotgun sequence genomic DNA:
CCTTCCTTTAATAATCATACTTAGAAGAATAAACCGTAGGGTTGTGGGACAAGCAAGTAAAAGCAAGTCCCACTCGCCTTGCTTGTATTCTGTGTGCTAGCATTGACCATTGGCCAATCTTCCAATGTGCCATTAAAAATAGAGTAATGCTTTCAAAGACACGCGTTGACACGTCACTAATGCAAAATCCTTTTtatataaagaaagaaagatgcgTGCAACATGCATGATTAATAATTGACAATCATGATAGTTGCTTGGCCCatgattaataaataaatagaaattaggCACTCAAATAAGGGTATATTTTGGCTCAGCATCCTTAAGTGGTCGCAATACTCATTATCTTGTTTATCGCATTTTgatcaatttaaattttaagatttgtgcCTATTCATTACCcagatcttaaaatttaaactcatctaacaatTATAAATAAGGTAGTGAGCACCACTATTATTTGAGGATGTTGAACATCACCATTACTTGAGTGCGGTGAGAAAAAAAATCCCCTCAATAATGTATTTTTGTGATGGTTTCGAATTGGATATGACTAAAAAGCAGTTAAAAATACTATCCAAGTCAATGCTAGGGAGGACTGAGACTAGACTAAAAGAGTGGATATCCATTTACAATTTTACATGGTACTGATATATTGTGGTGTTATTAATTTACGTGTTCAAATTGAACGGGATGAAGGCTACGACCAATAATAAGTCCTTTAGCAGTAGGTCCTGCTATTTGATAAGGAAACCAtaaagtattattattattttagtagaGCCCATGTTGTTACGTATGTTTAAAATAAGTGCCAATATTATATCAACACAAAAAAGGGAACACTTTAAGCTCATCCAATAACATATTCCAAGTCATGTTGAGATAAGAAACTTTCAATAATGCTATCATGTCTTTGTGATTATCGACTGGTTTGGATCTTAGTCATTTGAATTGCTCTAGATGGGTCCAAGTCCAACCACCCTAAAATGGTGTAGGCAATGGAGCTAATCAACTAGTTTTCAGTGTTTAGTGGTAATCCTACTCTCAATTTTAGTCTAAACCCAACTCTTAATATGTAACGAATTATCATGGAAACTGTTCTCGGGCCATCACTTGAAGTAAGGGCGGAACCATGATTTTAGTCTAGAACGGATTCAAAAGTTTTTAATCTGAAAAacttgattttacaaaaattattCTACCTTGTGATCAGCAATCGACCACCATCGTTTGGATTTAATATGGTGCCGTCCTCTTCATCCCCTTCCTTAAGCCTAAACCCAAGCATCTCtgactttcttcctctctcctacCACTGATCTCCAGACCTCAGTCCTCCTCAAAGCTCACAACATAAGAGCAACTAACCTCAAATCAAGCCTAAAGAaggaaattaaagtaaaaatacCGAATGGGACTCCGAGCCTACGAAAATCATAACCATAACAATAAACTTTTTcgcgtgaaaaaaaaaagtcaggaTGGGTGTGAAACCAACCATCATGATCCTTCATGGCTCTGCCCTTGACTTGAAatcaactaataaaaaaatggcATATGTTGAACTTGATTAGTTGGTCAAAGCAGTGTGCATGCTTTGGTGCGTTCTTATAATCAAATTTGAGTTTCATATAAAAGTAATATAGGATAAGAGAATGATTCTCTTAACCCCAAGTCGTATATTTCAAAGTTTTGAGAAACAAACTGATGAGAGAAattattggttaattttgactagagatttttattttatttttttaaaaaagagaCAAGTGGCAAGCTACGGTTATCCATTTATTTCGGATTTGAAGAATTTATGTGGAATTTCACCCTATTCACAGTTAAGCAGACACATCCGTATAGagctatattttttttgtttattaagaAGTTGAGTCCGCGCCATTATTGCTGACCACTGTTTATtccattatttgaaaattttccgttgaaaagtgaatagtaacCGTAGAATTTTGGACAATGCCAAAGGATAGTCAGGGGAgaagacccaaaaaaaaaaaatccaatccaaaacaaaaccaaaccaatcctATGATAATTAAAAAGGAGATAAACAATCCTCCGATTAAAACAGAGATTCCCATAGAGTTAACATATTCCCCAATTTGTATGTgaaattaacgaaaaattttcatatgttttctGCTTAATTTCAGacaaaattgtaaaaataattaatttgttagagagaggagagagaaacctGTTGAAGGGATGTGAAGTTATCAGGGATATAAGCGTACTTATGCTTCTCCGTACCACTCTTTGCTTTGCTAGCACTCGTTTCATTTATGCTCGGTTTCCTGAACATCCCGGGATCATACGACGGCGTTCTACCAGTGACGCCGTGGTTGCTGCCGGCCGTGCCACCGGAGATACCTCTAGAAACCCCATGGCTGTTCTGCTTGCTCTTGAAAAGTGGCAAGAGGTTCCCCATGGCAACATCTACTCCTCCTTTGTTGTTCAACGCAAGGCCGGTAAATATGAGAGAAAACAGAGGACAAAAGAGAGATTTAAATGGGGTGGCGAGAGTGAGAAACTATGGACTCCGTCTGCTTTGGattcagaagaagaaaaggaagaagtgTCAGGGAAGTGAGGTTAGGAATATATGCTTTACTTTGTTGCTGCCTATGAACAAAGCAGAAGACTTTTTGAGGAGGAATAAAGAGTTCCCTCGTAAAAGAACGTTAGGTGACCGTCACACCCCACCCGTGGCGTTATGAGATTTTGAGGATGCTGTACGAAATTAAAATACAACATCTTCACGTGTAAAACtcttttttggtgtttaaaacggttttcttcttttgtggtatatttatgagtacaaaatttaatataaaaattaattttgtaatgCAATATTGTCTAATGAACGGTAGATATAGAAGAATATAAAAGACAGTATGTATTAAAGAAATGAAGTTTTtaacaaggaaaaaaagaaggtagATAAAAACATAAACTATTCTCCATAACAGAAAGTAAGtttgatatttttaaaatttgtactTAATTAAGTTATGCAtatgtagaatttttttttttaatatatatgtaaCTCACTATAGGCTcgagaaacaaataaaagatgTGTACGACGAGATATCCAGCAACAAGACGAAGGAAAATGATTGAATGAGAAACTCTCGAGACTCTTGAAAAATCTTTTTCATTCTTCAGTTATTTATGGAAAGATAGAAATAAAATgactacaattatatatatagattttttttttaattcaaatttgctcttcacacatgtttttttttttttcaggagtGTTCAGTGGGCTAAATCATTTAGCAACTATGAAACTGTTTGGCTTTTTACATATAAGGTGTCATGCCTTTTGACACAACGATGTGATATTATTTCATTGTATAAATGTCATAGTTTGAAGATCTTTTCTATAAAATTTCTTTCGATTTGGAGACCATTAATCATTCatatgaaatattaaaaaaaaaaaaccaaattgacGGTTAATAATGAGAATATTGTTACCATAGTTGTCTATTTGTTCAACACATATGAATGATTAAACGATCTCAATATTaaatgaaatttctaaaaataaaatttatatgatGATAAAGAGCAACAATTTGAATTATGatatttggaaaataaaatgGAGTTACATTGTTATAGAACGAGAAATAACTTTTTACTTACAAGAAGCGgaataatttacaataattatAAATGATAAAACATATGAAACGAAGGAAAATTGAACCGTTACTAATACGCATGTTGTTAGCTTAGATGCTCCAACATCCATTTTGTCTTTTCATATTCTTATCCAAATACTTTTGGGAAATTCCAATTAGTGTCTCTTACAATATTCTCCTTCGTTGGTCATATAAAaaaggaattggatcctctcctgagctcaggatGGAGATCCTTCTGAGCAGCCCATTCGGACCgttcaaatttgattcaacggctctAAATAGGGAtctcctttaaaagttataataattgcagcAATTGATCAAGTTTGAACGGTCCGGATGAGCTGCTCATGAGGATCCCATCCtaagctcaggagaggatccagttcctataaaaaaaaatgaagttaaAGGAATGCGTCATACAAGATTTCATCCATTGTTCTAGTGAAATCGCAGAGTCTCATTGTACAACGTTTCTAAGAGGACAATCTCAAACCTTcttaactattttattttaaagaatgaactttttgtttttctttgttaatgGGAATGAGGAAGTCGAAGTCGAGATTCTTATGActtgtttgataatcattttattttttgtatttagtTTTGTTCTTTAGATATAGGAAACATatatgagagaaagaagaataaTATAAGACTCgtttagaaatatttttaaaatagatgaaagcgtttttagtgaaactatttttgaaatcaatctttagttaaaatgcatgtgaatattgAAGAAAAACACACTTAAAAGTGACTCTtgtaagaagcacataactgatgTTTTTTGTATGATACACTTCaagttgaaacaaaaaaaaatattttctctaaaaacattttcaataatttttaattCACTTCCAAACGaggtcatatatatatatatatatatttttaataaaaaaaagtgcaaTTAATTTAAAGAGAAACCTCATTAACACCTAAGGTCTCGAGAGCCATACAAAAGAGCATTTTTAGCTTTGGGAGGAACACACCCAAACCATAGATTATTACAAATATGCTCAAGGAAAGTAACGACATATGCTGTAAAATTTGTAAGAAGCTCAAATACATTTCGCTTCGGCCATCTATATATAGCAATTGTagaaattacaaaacaaaaaaaactatacCATCTCGCTTCGTTCATCCCCTGCAGGCGCTGGAAGACCACTTGGTTCACGAGTTGGTGCACGATGGGTGTAAGGAACTGGTGGAGGGCGTGGAacgattttcttctttttccctgTCGTACGTCTTTTTTCCAGGTACAATAAAACTTATATTAGTAAGCTTACGCATGCTAGAGTCTAATCCAATCAAAATGGTGTTTATGCTAACCATACCCAAGTATACCGAATTCAACAGCAGCCTTATACTGGATTGGGATTTTCATGAGGGCAGCCAGAGCAAATGCACTTTCTTTCTCGGATGAAGTTGTGTGTTTAGACATAATTTCGGTAAAGTTAACGAACTATAAACGAAAATAAACTAGTTAGAGGATTAATGTCTGCTTAAAATCTCTCCATTGGCAATAAACTTAGTGCTATATAGCTTATCATACCTGAAAATTATCAAATTCGCGTGAAGGGAGCTTGTCATCGAACTTCCTCATGTCTTCCCAAGGACCATCCCCGACTCCAACAAGAACAATCGAGAGCGGATAGAAACTGCTCACATAAGTTTTCAAAGTAAATCTTTTAGGTTCAACTCAATATTCCTGCTGTAATAATGCACTCAGTGCCTGGTAAATCGACACATTTAGCACCTTTCAAGATTTGCTTAGGTTTAGCCATGACAACTGCATTGCATAGACATACTTAAAACAAAGGAAATGAAAGTTGCAGGTTCTACCTTGCATCTGCAATTGATCCGATCGTCTTCTGCTCCTGTGGACTCAATTCATTGTCACTGGTATCGATCCTTCTGGTGACCTTTACAATTAAGAAACTCGTACTtagtcgagagagagagagagagagagagagagagagagagagagagagagggagagagagagagagagagagagagcgcatCAGATTTTAAACCTGGCCATCTCCAATGATAATTAAAACATGGTATTGCCCTCCACTTTTCTCCACAATATCCATTGCAGCTTCAACTACAGGTCCATAAGATGTTGGCCCTTAAAACACAACATATGTCTATAAATCTCTGATACTCCAAACTATAATACGTGAAAAACACAAGATATAAGATTACGCCAACCCGAAAGTTGCAAATTTGGAACTATTCTTTTGTAGCAGGCCAAGACTTCTTCGAAACCATGGCAGGGCGAATGATCATTGTGAAAGCTAAACACCTCTCGATCATGAGTGGTAGCTAAAAAGTGAGGAGGGAGGTAAAGTCAATCCAATGATCAAAacacgaaacgaaacaaaaaagGTCCAGAGCTTCAAACTTTGGAGGGATTAAGGCCCCTACCATCACCAAAGCCGAAACAAGGAATGAGGTTGTCTTCATCAAATGGAGCTAAAGTTTTTCCAATTATGGAGATAGCCTTCTCATATGGATTAGGTTCATCGCCAATGGCGTGCAGGCTCCGGTTTCTGAATGAAACTTTGCCTGcagtaacaacaacaacaaatcatCAGCTTCAAAGATGTCCAAACACAAAATGCATCTAAGTCTATGTATACGAACAGCAGTGCAGTTTTTATTTTCGTCCGCTAACCTGTCCATTCGTTGCTCTTGGTGAAGTCAATTCCGACGATGAGATTAGATGACTCTAAGCCTTCTTTTCTCAAGGCATCTGTAACCTGAAAAATGGAAGCAATTGATTTTCTGCAATGTTAAAGGAGacgttcatattttttttttctttcaaatttctaTTCAGAGTTACTGTGAGTTGTTCCAAAAGATGTGAAGTGATGAGCCGAGTATCATCGGCTGTTCCACATCATGCAACAAGACAGATAGACGCATCGTTGTATACTAACCAGAGATTTGACAAATTTACTCGGTGATGATTGAGGCTAATTGAGAAATGACTCTATACACTTATTTGCTtactattatttaattttgtctaTTGATTCTCGTTTACTTATTCAATCAAATGATTTTAGATACACAAAACTGTGCAGAGAAAGAAAATGGGTATGCAGAAATCACTTTCCGTAAAAACCCTCGTGTTTCACAACCTTACTTTAATAATCATACTTAGAAGAATAAACAGTTGGGTTGTGGGACAAGCAAGTAAAAGCAAGTCCCACTCGCCTTGCTTGTATTCTGTGTGCTAGCATTGCCCATTGGCCAATCTTCCAATGTGCCATTAAAAATAGAGTAATGCTTTCAAAGACACGCGTTGACACGCCACTAATGCAAAATCCTTTTtatataaagaaagaaagatgcgTGCAACATGCATGATTAATAATTGACAGTCATGATAGTTGCTTGGCCCatgattaataaataaatagaaattaagCACTCAAATAAGGGTATATTTTGGCTCAGCATCCTTAAGTGGTGGCAATACTCATTATCTTGTTTATCGCATTTTgatcaatttaaattttaagatttgtgcCTATTCATTATCcagatctcaaaatttaaactcatttaacaatTATAAATAAGGTGATGAGTATCACTATTATTTGAGGATGTTGAACATCACCATTACTTGAGTGCGGTGAGAAAAAAAATCCCCTCAATAATGTATTTTTGTGATGGTTTCGAATTGGATATGACTAAAAAGCAGTTAAAAATACTATCCAAGTCAATACCAGGGAGGACTGAGACTAGACTAAAAGAGTGGATATCCATTTACAATTTTACATGGTGCTGATATATTGTGGTGTTATTAATTTACGTGTTCAAATTGAACGGGATGAAAGCTACGACCAATAATAAGTCCTTTAGCAGTAGGTCCTGCTATTTGATAAGGAAACCATaaagtaaaaatattattattattttagtagaGCCCATGTTGTTACGTATGTTTAAAATAAGTGCCAATATTATATCAACACAAAAAAGGGAACACATTAAGCTCATCCAATAACATATTCCAAGTCATGTTGAGATAAGAAACTTTCAATAATGCTATCATGTCTTTGAGATTATCGACTGGTTTGGATCTTAGTCATTTGAATTGCTCTAGATGGGTCCAAGTCCAACCACCCTAAAATGGTGTAGGCAATGGAGCTGATCAACTAGTTTTCAGTGTTTAGTGGTAATCCTACTCTCAATTTTAGTCTAAACCCGACTCTTAATATGTAACGAATTATCATGGAAACTGTTCTCGGGCCATCATTTGAAGTAAAGGCAGAACCAGGATTTTAGTCTAGAACGGATTCAAAAGTCTTTAATCTGAAAAgcttgattttacaaaaattattCTACCTTGTGATCAGCAATCGACCACCATCGTTTGGATTTAATATGGTGTCATCCTCTTCATCCCCTTCCTTAAGCCTAAACCCAAGCCTCTCtgactttcttcctctctccttccacTGATCTCCAGACCTCAGTCCTCGTCAAAGCTCACAACATAAGAGCAACTAACCTCAAATCAAGCCTAAAGAaggaaattaaagtaaaaatacCGGAATGGGACTCCGAGCCTACGAAAATCATAACCATAACAATAAACTTTTTCACGTGAAAAAAAAGAGTCAGGATGGGTGTGAAACCAACCATCATGATCCTTCATGGCTCTGCCTCTGACTTGAAatcaactaataaaaaaatggcATATGTTGAACTTAATTAGTTGGTCAAAGCAGTGTGCATGCTTTGGTGCGTTCTTATAATCAAATTTGAGTTTCATATAAAAGTAATATAGGATAAGAGAATGATTCTCTTAACCTTGAGTCGTATATTTCAAAGTTTTGAGAAACAAACTGAGGAGATAAATTATAGGTTAATTTTGactagagattttttttttttttttaaagatagaCAATTGGTAGCAAGTTACGGTTATCCACTTATTTTAGATTTGGATTGGTGCGTTCTTAGAATCAAATTTGAGTTTCATATAAAAGTAATATAGGATAAGAGAATGATTCTCTTAACCTCGAGTCGTATATTTCAAAGTTTTGAGAAACAAACTGAGGAGATAAattattggttaattttgactagagatttttttttttttttaaaaaaaaagagacaattGGTTGCAAGCTACGGTTATCCACTTATTTTGGATTTGGAGAATTCATATGGAATTTCACCCTATTCACAGTTAAGCAGACACATCCGTTTGGAGCATCGAACCCAAAAActcctatattttttttgtttattgagaaGTCGAGTCCGCGCCATTATTGCTGACCACTGTTTAttcaattatttgaaaattttccgttgaaaagtgaatagtaacCGTAGAATTTTGGACAATGCAAAAGGATAGTCAGGGGAGAagacccaaaaaacaaaatccaatccaaaacaaaaccaaaccaaacctatGATAATTAAAAAGGAGACAAACAATCATCCGATTAAAACAGAGATTCCCATAGAGTTAACATATTCCCCAATTTGTATGTgaaattaacgaaaaattttcatatgttttctGCTTAATTTCAGACAAAAttgcaaaaataattaatttgttagagagaggagagagaaacctGTTGAAGGGATGTGAAGTTATCAGGGATATAAGCGTACTTATGCTTCTCCGTACCACTCTTTGCTTTGCTAGCACTCGTATCATTTATGTTCGGTTTCCTGAACATCCCGGGATCATACGACGGCGTTCTACCAGTGACGCCGTGGTTGCTGCCGGCGGTGCCACCGGAGATACCTCTAGAAACTCCATGGCTGTTCTGCTTGCTCTTGAAAAGTGACAAGAGGTTCCCCATGGCAACATCTACTCCTCCTTTGTTGTTCAACGCAAGGCCGGTAAATATGAGAGAAAACAGAGGACAAAAGAGAGATTTAAATGGGGTGGCGAGAGTGAGAAACTATGGACTCCGTCTGCTTTGGattcagaagaagaaaaggaagaagtgTCAGGGAAGTGAGGTTAGGAATATATGCTTTACTTTGTTGCTGCCTATGAACAAAGCAGAAGACTTTTTGAGGAGGAATAAAGAGTTCCCTCGTAAAAGAACGTTAGGTGACCGTCACACCCCACCCGTGGCGTTATGAGATTTTAAGGATGCTGTGCGAAATTAAAATACAACATCTTCACGTGTAAAACtcttttttggtgtttaaaacggttttcttcttttgtggtatatttatgagtacaaaatttaatataaaaattaattttgtaatgCAATATTGTCTAATGAACGGTAGATATAGAATAATATAAAAGACAGTATGTATTAAAGAAATGAAGTTTTtaacaaggaaaaaaagaaggtagATAAAAAGATACACTATTCTCCATAACAGAAAGTAGGTtggatatttttaaaatttgtactTAATTAAGTTATGCAtatgtagaatttttttttaatatatatgtaaCTCACTATAGGCTcgagaaacaaataaaagatgTGTACGACGAGATATCCAGTAAcaagaagaaggaaaatgatTGAATGAGAAACTCTCGAGAGTCTTGAAAAATCTTTTTCATTCTTCAGTTATTTATGGAAAGATAGAAATAAAATgactacaattatatatatatatatatatatatatatagatttttttttaaattcaaatttgcacttcacacatgttttttttttttttcagtagtGTTCAGTGGGCTAAATCATTTAGCAACTATGAAATTGTTTGGCTTTTTACATATAAGGTGTCATGCCTTTTGACACAACGATGTGATATTATTTCACTGTATAAATGTCATAGTTTGAAGATCTTTTGTATAAAATTTCTTTCGATTTGGAGACCATTAATCATTCatatgaaatattaaaaaaaaaaaaaccaaattgatGGTTAATAATGAGAATATTGTTACCATAGTTGTTTATTTGTTCGATACATATGAATGATTAAACGATCTCAATATTAAATGAAATttctataaataatatttatatgaTGATAAAGAGCAACAATTTGAATTATGatatttggaaaataaaatgGAGTTACATTGTTATAGAACGAGAAATAACTTTTTACTTACAAAAAGCGgaataatttacaataatttataaATGATAAAACATATGAAACGAAGGAAAATTGAACCGTTACTAATACGCATGTTGTTAGCTTAGATGCTCCAACATCCATTTTGTCTTTTCATATTCTTATCCAAATACTTTTGGGAAATTCCAATTAGTGTCTCTTACAATATTCTCCTTCGTTGGTCATATAAAAAAGGaactggatcctctcctgagctcaggatGGAGATTCTTTTGAGCAGTTCATTCGGACCgttcaaatttgattcaacggctccAAACAGGGAtcctctttaaaagttataataattgcagtCATTGGATCAAGTTTGAACGGTCCAGATGATCTGCTCATGAGGATCCAgttcctataaaaaaaaatgaagttaaAGGAATGCGTCATACAAGATTTCATCCATTGTTCTAGTGAAATCTCAGAGTCTCATTGTACAACGTTTCTAAGAGGACAATCTCAAACCTTcttaactattttattttaaagaatgaactttttgtttttctttgttaatgGGAATGAGGAAGTCGAAGTCGAGATTCTTATGACTTGTTTGagaatcattttattttttgtatttagtTTTGTTCTTTAGATATAGGAAACGTatatgagagaaagaagaatgAATAATATAAGACTcgtttaaaaatgtttttaaaatagatgaaagcgtttttagtgaaaatatttttgaaataaatCTTTAgttaaaatgcatgtgaatattgAAGAAAAACACACTTAAAAGTGACTCTtgtaagaagcacataactgatgcTTTTTGTATGATGCACTTCaagttgaaacaaaaaaaaaatatattttctctaaaaacattttcaataattttttaattcatttccaaacgaggtcatatatatatatatatatatatatatatatattttaataaaaaaagtgcAATTAATTTAAAGAGAAACCTCATTAACACCTAAGGTCTCGAGAGCCATACAAAAGAGCATTTTTAGCTTTGGGAGGAACACACCCAACCCATAGATTATTACAAATATGCTCAAGGAAAGTAACGACATATGCTTTAAAATTTGCTTTCCTAAAGACGTGGTTCCACTCTACCGAACCAAGCGAGGAAGCAAGCCATTTTATGTCCTAAAAAATGGTTTTAATTCTCCACGAAGTTGTACACTTTCCATAAAAGCTATCAATAACAATCTTCGAGTCTCCTTCCACTATAAATTTCATGATATGATGTGGGTTGGCTAAACTCAAAGCATCTCGAAAAGTCAGTGCTTCCACCATAGTGATAGTGTTAGGCTACTAGATGACGAGAGCCAGCAAGAGAAAAGTGCCCCTGATGATTCCTAGTGATAAAATTCTGCAGCTGAATTGCCCTCCACTGAACTATTAAAGTTGAGTTTATAAAAACCTTCTGCATGAGGTATCCATCTGACGTGTCAACAACATTTTTCGTTTGATATGTTTCTGTTTCAAGATCCTTACCATCTGTAGCAGCCGTCATTACATAACGAGTCGGATCGGgtttaatttttctaaaaacaaaGTTGCTCCTGGCATTTGACATTTGccaacacaaaataagaattttaCTAAGATCAGAAATATCATCTTTATCTCTaggtatttgaaaattaagaaagagcgtCTAAACCTGTTGAGGTGCCTGCATAGACCGCCTAGGCCACCCGCCTAGCCCACCCAGACCCGCTTAGGTCGCGACTCACTTatacaaaaaatagataaccttcattttacattttattttttacaataaaTTGTAACAGATTTGttgcatacttaaatgaacacacattatatccttgttccctatgttttcaatatgttccaataattcataatatatatgtcattctattttgtaatttatgatgaaattatatatattttaagtataagcaaatacttatttatacaaaatataatagatttacttaaatctgcctagtccGCTTAGGTGCCCGACTAGACCCCGtttagccgcctaggcgctaggccccaacccGCCGCCCCACTAGTGTCTAATGTATTTTAGAACCTTGCCTTTATTACATAAAGAGCAAAGAGTCTGACCATTAAAGTTATGTTGACTTAATCTCTTGTTAGTAGAAAGTCCATTTCCTCTAGAGTTTCAAAGTCTTAAATTCTTTTGTTTAAAATAGGACCATTTGAAATTAGTACTAGGTGGATTACCatacaataaaaattttgaaaccaaCTATACTGACTAGTTAGATGAACTAGTCAACTGATTACATGTTGTTAGACAGCCACAAGCATATAAACCAAGTATACTGATATTGCTAAAGCAAGAAAAGTgacctccagttattgttttaGCCTTGGTTCTTAAGTTATGTTTACTTAGTTAACAAAGTGTCAATACTAGCACACTCTACAAAGTTCATATCTAACAATGATTATTTGGATATAAGGGTAACTTTGCAAAGTATTGAACACAATAGAGTTTTTGGCCGGAAAAACCCACCTGTGGGTTAAAAAACTGGGGACTCTCCACTGAGTGcaatctactagtgtaaataaaGTTCATACAAAGACCACACAAGTTCAATTCCTATATCCCTATCTATagagcagctttacctttgtgcaaccttactTTACACGAGATGAACTCCTTCGATCTTCACGAAGTGGCAGCTCCTTCTGAGatcttcaccttgtggcaccgatATCAACACGATCAATGAAATGAGGATTCAACGACTAGTCAAGTTCTCCAGTCAAATAGTTGAAGAATAACCTAACATGAATCCAAATGCTTAGTCTAAGAAAGATATGAAACCTTGAAGATTAGACCTAGAACTTAATGCAAAA
This region includes:
- the LOC137727959 gene encoding E3 ubiquitin-protein ligase RGLG4-like, which translates into the protein MGNLLSLFKSKQNSHGVSRGISGGTAGSNHGVTGRTPSYDPGMFRKPNINDTSASKAKSGTEKHKYAYIPDNFTSLQQVTDALRKEGLESSNLIVGIDFTKSNEWTGKVSFRNRSLHAIGDEPNPYEKAISIIGKTLAPFDEDNLIPCFGFGDATTHDREVFSFHNDHSPCHGFEEVLACYKRIVPNLQLSGPTSYGPVVEAAMDIVEKSGGQYHVLIIIGDGQVTRRIDTSDNELSPQEQKTIGSIADASFYPLSIVLVGVGDGPWEDMRKFDDKLPSREFDNFQFVNFTEIMSKHTTSSEKESAFALAALMKIPIQYKAAVEFGILGRTTGKKKKIVPRPPPVPYTHRAPTREPSGLPAPAGDERSEMV